The stretch of DNA AAGGGCGAACTCGGGATCTACATCCGCAGCGACGGCACCGACCAGCCCGCGCGCTTCAAAATCCGCGGCCCCTCGTTCTCGAACCTGCAGGCGCTGCCGGAGATGACCACCGGCGAGATGCTGCCCGACCTGATCGCGACGCTTGGGAGTCTGGACACGATCATGGGCGAGGTCGACCGGTAGCGTCCGGACGGTCGATCCACACCGGGGCTGCCCGGCTCCAACCGCTCCAGAATCACACGGTCGCCGGGTACTCCGCTTCCACCGTCTCGATATCGGCGGGAGGAACGGTCGAAGCGTCTCCGCAGTGACTGACGCCCGACCGAAAGTGTCTGCTCGTTTCGCTGAATAACGACGGAGCGTCGATCGGGGCCGAATCGGGAATCAGGCGGACCGATCGGCGTCGAGCACGTTCAGGTCGTCGTCGAGCGTCACCGTCAGCGCCTCGCCGTCGAGTTCGATCGTCACCTCGAAGCGCTGGGGCTGCTCGCCGACGAGCTCGATCGCGTCGTCGGAGACACACCACGACAGCGTCCAGTACGGCCGTTCCGACAGCGAGACGCCGTGTTCGCGGTGGAACCCGACCACCACGCTGTCGTCAAGCAGCGCGAGGCCGACCGCCGAGCAGAGCTGGTGGTTACACTGCGAGCAGCGGTGGGTCGCCGTGATCGACCCCCCGAGACAGCAGTCCTCGGCGCGCTCGACGGTGGTTTCCATCCGCCCGCTGCACTCCGGGCAGACGCCGTCTTTCGCGAGACAGTGGAGGTGGCGGACGCGCTGGTCGAACGCCGCGAGTACCTCCTCGTCAGTCCGGTCGGTGAGCCCCCCCGGCGGGAACGCGTACTCGCCGTGGCCGTAGCCGCAGTCGGGACAGGCGATCGAGAGGCGCTCGTCCTCGTAGGTCGCCCGGAGATCGGCGCCGCAGTTCACGCAGGGGTCGCCCACGTCGATGGGGTCGAGCGTCGGGTGCTCCGTGAACGAGCCCGCGAGCACCGCCTGCACCACTTTCTCGCCGGCGTGGCGGAGTTCGTACCCGTCCTCGACTTTCCGGACGAACTGGTCGGTCAGCTTGTCGAGGTGGTAGTTGAACTGCGCGCTGTCGCGCATCCCCACGACCTCTCGCAGCGCCGAGAACCGCACCGGCGAGTCGTCAGCGGTCCACAGCGCTTCGAGGATCGCGAGCCGCGTCTCGTTGGCCACGAGCCCGAACGCGTCGGCGGGCTCGACGCCCTCGTCACCGCCCTGAATCGGCCCGATCCGTTCGCTCATACGGCAAATCCGGCGGCGAACCCGAAAAAGTGTTCGGTGAACTGCATTTATGTAAAATTCCTGATTCGACTGCCGCCGGTTAGAGCCGGACACAGGTGTCCGTCTGCGGGAGGCAGAAACGGGTGTCCCGGGATGCACGCCGGCGGGTGGCGACGACGCCGGCGACGGCGCCGATGCCGAGACCGACCGCCAGCCCCGTGAACAGTGCAGGCGACGTGACCGCGGTGAACAGCCCGCCGAGCAGCACGACGCCCATGAGCAGCGTTCCGGCGAGCATCCCCGAGGAGGTGCCGAGCCGCGGCTTCCGCGTGCCCGGAATCGTGGATCGTGGCGTGGGTGGGTTAG from Halolamina sediminis encodes:
- a CDS encoding winged helix-turn-helix domain-containing protein — encoded protein: MSERIGPIQGGDEGVEPADAFGLVANETRLAILEALWTADDSPVRFSALREVVGMRDSAQFNYHLDKLTDQFVRKVEDGYELRHAGEKVVQAVLAGSFTEHPTLDPIDVGDPCVNCGADLRATYEDERLSIACPDCGYGHGEYAFPPGGLTDRTDEEVLAAFDQRVRHLHCLAKDGVCPECSGRMETTVERAEDCCLGGSITATHRCSQCNHQLCSAVGLALLDDSVVVGFHREHGVSLSERPYWTLSWCVSDDAIELVGEQPQRFEVTIELDGEALTVTLDDDLNVLDADRSA